A genomic window from Paucibacter sp. KCTC 42545 includes:
- a CDS encoding class I SAM-dependent methyltransferase, translating to MDKSIYYTCARPEVVALLPAKVERHLDVGCAAGLFGESLLREGRAVEVWGVEPTDGPSAEATKRLSKVIQGYFDENTPLPDEYFDSISFNDSLEHMPDEVAALKVAWRKLKPNGTLVVSLPNIRYLENLKELLIEKEWRYVDAGILDRTHLRFFTKLSMQRTIKECGFTIDRVVGINSHWWTGWKIGLLRLIFREHIEDTRWRQFVVVARKAPSAGQP from the coding sequence ATGGACAAAAGCATTTACTACACCTGCGCACGTCCCGAAGTTGTGGCGTTGCTACCCGCCAAGGTAGAGCGCCATCTTGATGTCGGCTGCGCGGCAGGCCTCTTTGGAGAGAGCTTGCTCAGGGAAGGCCGGGCCGTAGAGGTATGGGGCGTCGAGCCAACAGACGGCCCGAGCGCCGAGGCGACCAAACGCCTCAGCAAAGTCATTCAAGGATATTTCGACGAAAACACGCCTCTACCAGACGAGTACTTTGACAGCATTAGTTTCAATGACAGTTTGGAACATATGCCTGATGAAGTCGCCGCACTGAAAGTAGCTTGGCGAAAACTCAAACCAAATGGCACCCTAGTGGTTTCCCTGCCAAACATTCGCTACTTGGAAAATTTGAAAGAGCTGCTGATCGAGAAGGAGTGGCGATATGTAGATGCCGGCATTCTGGATCGCACGCACTTGCGGTTCTTTACAAAATTGAGCATGCAGCGAACGATTAAAGAATGTGGATTCACGATCGATCGTGTCGTCGGGATTAATTCACACTGGTGGACCGGCTGGAAGATTGGGCTCTTGCGCCTCATTTTTCGTGAACATATTGAAGATACGCGATGGCGCCAATTTGTTGTTGTTGCCCGTAAAGCCCCCAGTGCCGGGCAGCCTTGA
- a CDS encoding acyl-CoA ligase (AMP-forming), exosortase A system-associated — MTAISSDAQQDLSVLLHDLPLLQAARRPAAIALSFGSQQVTYAELGAQIEGFAAGLMALGLPRATRVGIYLEKRFETVVASFAAPAAGCVFVPINPLLKPEQVGFIMADCGVQVLLTSPERLAMLQDTLAGSASLRHVLLTGAGDGGQGADGSGAAALDARLRLPLWADFVATAPRAGHRVIDTDMAAILYTSGSTGRPKGVVLSHRNMVAGAKSVASYLENRADDVLLAALPLSFDAGFSQLTTAFHVGARVVLLNYLMPRDVLRAMEREGVTGLTAVPPLYIQLAQLDWPAAINAKLRYFANTGGRMPRETLGLLRQRAPSASPFLMYGLTEAFRSTYLPPSEVDRRPDSIGKAIPNAEILVLREDGSACAPDEVGELVHRGALVGLGYWNDAEKTAERYKLLPAGAPGREAGLQLPEYAVFSGDNVRMDAEGYLYFVGRRDEMMKTSGYRVSPTEVEEILYATQLVGECIAFGVDHPNLGQAIQVIVTAPVGAEGVDLPALQAQCRQHMPAYMVPAGIEVQAGPLPRNPNGKIDRKLLAGQWLERRDQA; from the coding sequence ATGACAGCCATCTCTTCGGACGCTCAGCAAGACCTCTCGGTGCTTCTACATGATTTGCCGCTGCTTCAAGCGGCGCGCAGGCCGGCAGCGATTGCCTTGAGCTTTGGCTCGCAGCAGGTGACTTACGCCGAACTGGGCGCGCAGATCGAGGGCTTCGCGGCGGGCTTGATGGCGCTGGGTTTGCCGCGCGCCACGCGCGTTGGCATCTATCTTGAAAAGCGTTTTGAGACCGTGGTGGCCAGCTTCGCGGCGCCGGCGGCGGGCTGCGTTTTCGTGCCGATCAACCCTTTGCTCAAGCCCGAGCAGGTGGGCTTCATCATGGCGGATTGCGGCGTGCAAGTGCTGCTGACGTCGCCCGAGCGGCTGGCCATGTTGCAAGACACCTTGGCCGGGTCGGCTTCCTTGCGCCATGTGCTGCTCACCGGTGCCGGCGATGGCGGGCAGGGTGCAGATGGCAGTGGCGCGGCTGCGCTCGATGCCCGCTTGCGCCTACCTCTTTGGGCCGACTTTGTTGCGACCGCACCGCGCGCCGGCCACCGCGTCATCGACACGGATATGGCCGCCATTCTCTACACCTCGGGCAGCACCGGCCGGCCCAAGGGTGTGGTCTTGTCGCATCGCAATATGGTGGCTGGCGCCAAAAGTGTGGCCTCCTACCTAGAAAACCGGGCGGACGACGTGCTGCTGGCCGCCTTGCCTTTGTCGTTTGATGCGGGTTTTAGCCAGCTCACCACGGCCTTTCATGTGGGCGCGCGGGTGGTCTTGCTGAACTATCTGATGCCGCGCGATGTGCTGCGGGCCATGGAGCGCGAAGGCGTCACCGGCCTGACCGCCGTGCCGCCGCTCTACATCCAGCTCGCGCAACTGGACTGGCCCGCCGCCATCAATGCCAAGCTGCGCTATTTCGCCAATACCGGCGGCCGCATGCCGCGTGAGACGCTGGGCTTGTTGCGCCAGCGCGCGCCCAGCGCCAGCCCGTTCTTAATGTACGGACTTACCGAGGCATTCCGCTCCACCTATTTGCCACCGTCCGAGGTGGACCGCCGGCCGGATTCGATTGGTAAGGCAATTCCTAACGCCGAGATTCTGGTGCTGCGCGAAGACGGCAGCGCTTGCGCGCCGGACGAGGTGGGTGAGTTGGTACATCGCGGCGCCTTGGTGGGCCTGGGCTACTGGAACGATGCCGAGAAAACCGCCGAGCGCTACAAGCTGCTGCCTGCAGGGGCGCCAGGCCGTGAAGCCGGCTTGCAGCTACCCGAGTACGCGGTGTTTTCCGGCGACAACGTGCGCATGGACGCCGAGGGCTATTTGTACTTTGTCGGCCGCCGCGACGAGATGATGAAGACCTCGGGCTATCGCGTCAGCCCCACCGAGGTGGAAGAGATTCTGTACGCCACCCAGTTGGTGGGCGAATGCATCGCTTTTGGCGTTGATCACCCGAACTTGGGCCAGGCGATTCAGGTCATCGTTACCGCGCCGGTGGGCGCCGAGGGCGTGGATTTGCCGGCTTTGCAAGCGCAGTGCCGCCAGCATATGCCGGCCTATATGGTGCCCGCGGGCATCGAGGTCCAGGCGGGGCCCTTGCCTCGTAATCCGAATGGCAAGATCGACCGTAAGCTCTTGGCCGGTCAGTGGCTGGAGCGGCGCGACCAGGCCTGA
- a CDS encoding acyl carrier protein: MTTEKHVLRILDEVLSLNGRSATFNRNTLLLGALPELDSMAVVSLLTALEEQLGIVVADDEIDGATFSSVGSLSDFVAAKLA, translated from the coding sequence ATGACTACTGAAAAGCACGTGTTGCGCATCCTCGACGAAGTTCTGAGCTTGAATGGGCGCAGCGCCACATTCAACCGCAATACCTTGCTGTTAGGTGCGCTGCCGGAGTTGGACTCCATGGCCGTCGTCAGCCTGCTGACCGCGCTGGAAGAGCAATTGGGCATTGTGGTGGCGGATGACGAGATTGACGGCGCGACGTTTTCCAGCGTCGGCTCCCTGAGCGATTTTGTTGCGGCCAAGCTGGCCTGA
- a CDS encoding glycosyltransferase family 2 protein, with amino-acid sequence MPAVSIVIPAYNAATYLRATIDSVLASSFHDFEVIIVDDGSTDSTCDVARSITDPRVRVISQANKGMSASRNIAISSGSSEFIALLDADDVWHPNKLALQVEKLRQAPEYGICYSEFKIWHGEADDKFFAPINDSDISKDLSGWIYPKMILTNFVLPSTIIFRRTVWDMLGPFLCDNQQTDDWEYLVRASRQFEFVKIAAALVLYRQHPTSLSRRPSAVNHTEVMREQLIQRYQYNCTHGGPVDRIELQRRRYLGLRHFADAHLVAGNFKLGLSQITRLLLSEPFRGETILTVIKATRRRLLKIIGN; translated from the coding sequence ATGCCCGCAGTTTCCATCGTCATACCAGCCTATAACGCAGCCACCTATTTGCGAGCAACCATTGATAGTGTACTCGCATCTAGCTTTCACGATTTTGAAGTCATTATTGTCGATGACGGCTCAACCGATAGCACTTGCGATGTGGCGCGCAGCATTACCGACCCGCGCGTGCGCGTCATTAGTCAAGCCAATAAAGGCATGTCTGCCAGTCGGAATATCGCCATCTCTTCCGGCAGTTCAGAATTCATTGCCTTGCTTGATGCAGATGATGTTTGGCACCCAAACAAACTTGCCCTACAAGTTGAAAAGTTAAGACAAGCCCCTGAGTATGGAATTTGCTATTCAGAATTCAAAATTTGGCATGGCGAAGCCGACGATAAATTCTTCGCACCAATCAATGACTCCGACATATCCAAGGATTTGAGCGGCTGGATTTATCCAAAAATGATATTGACGAATTTCGTGCTCCCATCAACGATTATTTTTCGCCGCACTGTTTGGGATATGCTGGGGCCATTTCTTTGCGATAACCAACAGACCGATGACTGGGAGTACCTTGTTCGCGCATCGCGCCAGTTCGAGTTCGTAAAAATTGCGGCAGCGTTGGTCCTTTATCGCCAACACCCGACCTCATTATCTCGCCGCCCCTCTGCGGTCAATCACACCGAAGTGATGCGCGAACAACTTATTCAGCGCTATCAGTACAATTGCACTCACGGCGGACCGGTCGATCGGATTGAGCTCCAAAGGCGGCGCTACCTTGGCCTACGTCACTTTGCCGATGCACACCTTGTTGCTGGCAACTTCAAATTGGGTTTAAGCCAAATTACAAGGCTATTGTTGTCTGAGCCATTCCGGGGCGAAACGATATTAACCGTCATCAAGGCAACTCGCAGACGACTGCTCAAAATTATTGGAAACTGA
- a CDS encoding DegT/DnrJ/EryC1/StrS family aminotransferase, with product MHAAIPRLPVLDWQTFSGAKNSGTACLLDLPESRYTNSGRASILLALEMLEISAGDRVLVPTYHCPTMIAPISLRGALPFFYPLNPDGSPDLAWIESQDLTGVRAVLAAHFFGLPQPLGTLRTWCTQKRIYLIEDCAHSLFGSSDGKPVGSWGDLAIASLTKFLPVPEGGCLVNNNPSAAKSKKSLRAPGLKSEIKAAFDILHTGIHHGRLKGLALPFELVLRGMRRLRGQSGARSEFQAEASQEEKSPAQEAYDIDLGMSHQELTAACRWVAQGAPRERIVAGRRTQYAFFTAAFAGAAEFHPLIPVLPNDCAPYVFPLWVNDPDPGYFKLRRLGLPVSRWDRLWPGVPHIDGDHGRAWSHHILQLACHQDLTPDELQRMVTLVKNVYAPTTRTKNASSEGEA from the coding sequence ATGCACGCAGCCATTCCTCGCCTTCCCGTTTTAGACTGGCAGACCTTTTCTGGAGCCAAAAACTCCGGCACGGCCTGCTTGCTCGACTTGCCTGAGTCCCGCTATACGAATAGCGGGCGCGCGTCAATTTTGTTGGCCCTGGAAATGCTGGAGATCAGCGCTGGGGATCGTGTCTTGGTACCGACTTACCATTGCCCCACGATGATCGCCCCCATCAGCTTGCGTGGGGCTCTCCCATTTTTTTACCCATTGAACCCAGACGGCTCGCCCGATCTAGCCTGGATTGAATCACAGGATCTGACCGGCGTTCGCGCCGTTTTGGCCGCACACTTTTTCGGATTGCCTCAACCATTGGGAACGCTGCGAACCTGGTGCACGCAAAAGCGGATCTACTTGATTGAAGACTGTGCCCACTCCTTGTTTGGAAGCAGTGACGGAAAACCTGTGGGGAGTTGGGGAGATTTGGCCATTGCGAGTTTGACGAAATTCCTGCCAGTGCCTGAAGGAGGTTGCTTAGTCAACAACAACCCATCTGCTGCAAAAAGCAAAAAATCTCTCCGCGCGCCCGGCTTAAAGAGTGAAATCAAAGCAGCGTTCGACATCCTTCATACCGGTATCCATCACGGGCGCCTCAAGGGACTTGCCCTGCCCTTTGAATTGGTTTTACGTGGCATGCGCCGCTTGCGCGGGCAATCAGGGGCTCGGTCAGAATTCCAGGCTGAGGCCTCACAAGAAGAAAAAAGTCCTGCGCAAGAGGCCTACGACATCGACCTTGGAATGTCACATCAGGAATTGACTGCGGCTTGCCGTTGGGTCGCCCAAGGTGCTCCGCGTGAACGCATCGTGGCCGGGCGCCGCACGCAGTACGCGTTTTTTACTGCGGCCTTCGCCGGAGCTGCCGAGTTTCATCCGCTCATACCAGTTCTGCCAAATGATTGCGCACCCTATGTGTTTCCGCTCTGGGTCAATGATCCAGATCCTGGTTATTTCAAACTAAGACGACTCGGCCTACCGGTTTCGCGCTGGGATCGGCTTTGGCCTGGTGTGCCCCATATTGATGGCGACCACGGCCGCGCTTGGTCACATCACATCCTGCAACTAGCTTGCCATCAAGATTTGACCCCAGATGAATTGCAACGCATGGTGACCCTGGTCAAGAACGTTTATGCCCCCACCACTAGAACAAAAAACGCATCAAGCGAGGGCGAAGCATGA
- a CDS encoding hydrolase 1, exosortase A system-associated, with translation MMGKLAAYRDQALFIPCQGERMLAILSEPTAISSTIKTGVLVIVGGPQYRGGSHRQFTLLARELASQGVPTLRLDYRGMGDAEGEQRDFEAVADDIAAAMDAFFTHTHGRMDQVVLWGLCDGASAALLYLDVSKDPRVLGLTLLNPWARSDTSLAKTQLKHYYWQRLSQPEFWKKLLGGGVGRKAWSDLLGNAREALGRAKAPPKGRGTTPAQVKSERPYQERMAKAWRRFGGDIQLIISGQDLTAKEFLDHADTDSNWRGLLAQSKVQRVNLSAADHTFSDRAAGLEVQAHTLSFVLRLGKSYEVTHL, from the coding sequence ATGATGGGAAAACTCGCCGCTTATCGCGACCAAGCCTTGTTCATTCCCTGCCAGGGCGAGCGAATGTTGGCCATCCTCAGTGAGCCGACTGCGATCAGTTCAACAATCAAGACTGGCGTGTTGGTCATTGTGGGCGGCCCACAGTACCGAGGCGGTAGCCATAGACAGTTCACCTTGCTTGCCCGTGAATTGGCGAGCCAAGGCGTGCCGACCTTGCGCCTTGACTATCGCGGTATGGGCGATGCGGAAGGTGAGCAGCGCGATTTCGAAGCCGTCGCCGACGACATCGCGGCAGCCATGGACGCCTTCTTCACCCACACCCACGGGCGTATGGATCAAGTAGTGCTATGGGGGCTTTGCGATGGCGCCTCAGCCGCCCTGCTCTACCTCGACGTGAGTAAAGACCCACGGGTCCTAGGCCTGACACTGCTCAACCCCTGGGCGCGCTCTGACACCAGCCTGGCCAAAACGCAGCTTAAACACTACTACTGGCAGCGGCTAAGTCAGCCTGAGTTTTGGAAGAAGCTTTTAGGTGGAGGCGTCGGGCGCAAGGCCTGGAGTGACTTGCTTGGAAATGCCCGCGAGGCTCTTGGCCGGGCCAAGGCCCCCCCAAAGGGACGGGGCACCACACCTGCACAGGTAAAAAGCGAACGCCCCTACCAAGAGCGGATGGCCAAGGCTTGGCGGAGATTCGGTGGTGACATCCAATTGATCATTAGCGGCCAGGACTTGACGGCAAAGGAGTTCTTGGATCATGCCGACACTGACTCCAACTGGCGAGGTCTCCTGGCCCAAAGCAAGGTGCAAAGGGTGAACTTGAGCGCCGCCGACCATACCTTTTCAGATCGAGCGGCAGGTTTGGAGGTTCAGGCGCATACATTGAGCTTTGTCCTGAGGCTCGGCAAGTCATATGAGGTCACGCACCTATGA
- a CDS encoding hydrolase 2, exosortase A system-associated — protein MHKPQAFFIESNQGQGQRFCIYHPAQGSARGRVLHLHPFAEEMNKSRRMAALQARQLAAAGFAVLQLDLFGCGDSAGDFGDAGWQDWIADLHQAKSWLDTQCGRNTPLWLWGHRVGCLLASELARQIDDETCNFLFWQPPANGRVLLQQFLRLKLAGSLMDGNGAAAMEILKAQMAAGEVVEIAGYGLSPALASGLEKSTLLPPSGKSGRAIFLEMTSQEGGDVSPALATAAQRWQDAGLQVEAQKVQGPSFWQTSEIEDAPALLQASLNALLLEPANA, from the coding sequence ATGCACAAACCCCAGGCCTTCTTTATCGAATCGAACCAGGGTCAGGGCCAACGCTTTTGCATTTATCACCCAGCCCAGGGGTCGGCACGCGGCCGGGTGCTGCATCTCCATCCCTTTGCTGAAGAGATGAATAAGTCGCGCCGCATGGCGGCGCTGCAAGCCCGCCAATTGGCGGCGGCTGGTTTTGCTGTGCTGCAGTTGGATCTGTTTGGCTGCGGTGACAGCGCCGGGGACTTTGGCGACGCCGGCTGGCAGGATTGGATTGCCGATCTGCACCAAGCCAAATCATGGCTAGACACGCAATGTGGTCGGAACACCCCCTTGTGGCTATGGGGGCATCGCGTCGGCTGCCTGCTGGCCAGCGAGTTGGCGCGACAGATCGATGACGAAACATGCAACTTCCTGTTCTGGCAGCCACCGGCCAATGGCCGCGTGCTGCTTCAACAGTTCCTGCGCCTCAAATTGGCCGGTAGCCTAATGGACGGCAACGGCGCGGCTGCGATGGAGATCTTAAAGGCCCAAATGGCAGCGGGTGAAGTCGTCGAGATTGCTGGTTATGGACTTTCGCCAGCACTGGCCTCCGGACTGGAGAAGTCCACACTGCTGCCGCCTTCGGGCAAAAGCGGCCGGGCCATTTTTCTGGAAATGACCAGCCAAGAAGGCGGTGACGTCTCGCCTGCCCTGGCAACTGCAGCGCAGCGCTGGCAGGATGCGGGCCTGCAAGTTGAAGCACAAAAAGTGCAAGGCCCCTCGTTCTGGCAAACCAGCGAGATTGAGGACGCGCCCGCACTCTTGCAGGCAAGTCTGAATGCGCTGCTCTTAGAGCCGGCGAACGCATGA
- a CDS encoding tetratricopeptide repeat protein gives MKTLKFWYVLITGLSWAFAVNAQTTSGGNGNCGPIRGGHYGPYDYRPDHQKNAGSDPLPHAEKRVLVEGAHFTPRVENLIGAQSGGQIGSPGPDLSYTLRAFPNNHRALVSVMRYGEKFKTETPPGLQYPVECYFERAIRFAGNDSIVRIIYATYLTKKNRLAEAKAQLNSATQLAADNAFTHYNIGLAYYEMKEYGPALESAHRAIALGFDKPDLREKLIAAGQWQDPVVQSAETETARDGTAVGDAASSPKAP, from the coding sequence ATGAAGACGTTGAAATTCTGGTATGTGTTGATCACAGGTTTGTCCTGGGCCTTCGCAGTAAATGCTCAAACGACGAGCGGCGGTAACGGGAATTGCGGCCCGATTCGAGGTGGGCACTACGGCCCCTACGACTATCGCCCCGATCATCAAAAGAATGCTGGTAGCGACCCACTACCCCACGCCGAAAAAAGAGTGCTCGTAGAAGGCGCCCACTTCACGCCACGAGTCGAAAACCTGATCGGCGCTCAATCCGGCGGTCAAATTGGGTCGCCCGGCCCGGACCTTTCCTACACCTTGCGCGCATTCCCCAACAATCATCGGGCCTTGGTTTCGGTGATGCGTTATGGCGAAAAGTTCAAGACGGAAACGCCTCCGGGACTGCAGTATCCGGTGGAATGCTATTTCGAGCGTGCCATCCGCTTTGCAGGCAATGACAGCATCGTTCGCATCATCTATGCCACCTACTTAACCAAGAAGAACCGCCTGGCGGAGGCGAAAGCCCAACTCAATTCGGCAACCCAGCTTGCAGCTGACAACGCCTTCACCCACTACAACATTGGCTTGGCGTACTACGAAATGAAGGAGTACGGTCCGGCACTGGAGAGTGCGCATCGGGCGATCGCATTGGGATTTGACAAGCCTGATTTGCGCGAAAAATTGATCGCTGCGGGGCAATGGCAAGACCCAGTAGTCCAGTCGGCAGAGACCGAGACCGCAAGAGACGGCACCGCAGTAGGCGATGCAGCGTCGAGCCCCAAAGCCCCTTGA
- the kdsA gene encoding 3-deoxy-8-phosphooctulonate synthase, translated as MTTISINPNIQVSNQLPFVLFGGINVLESKDLALQAAAEYVRVTDKLGIPYVFKASFDKANRSSIHSYRGPGLEEGLKIFEAVKTEFGVPLITDVHEPWQAKPVAEVVDILQLPAFLARQTDLVVALAKTGRIINIKKPQFLSPSQMQNIVEKFKEAGNEQLILCDRGTCFGYDNLVVDMLGFGVMKKACQDLPVIFDVTHALQQRDPGGAASGGRRQQVADLARAGLAVGLAGLFLEAHPEPDQAKCDGPSALPLDQLEPFLTQLKALDDLVKSLPLLNIR; from the coding sequence ATGACGACGATATCCATCAATCCAAATATTCAAGTCTCCAATCAACTGCCCTTTGTGCTGTTTGGCGGCATCAATGTGCTGGAGTCCAAGGATCTGGCGCTCCAAGCCGCTGCAGAGTACGTCCGCGTGACCGACAAACTGGGCATCCCCTACGTTTTCAAGGCCAGCTTCGACAAAGCCAATCGATCATCCATCCACTCCTACCGCGGCCCCGGCCTCGAGGAAGGCCTGAAAATCTTCGAGGCGGTCAAGACTGAGTTCGGCGTTCCACTGATCACCGATGTGCATGAGCCCTGGCAAGCCAAGCCAGTGGCAGAGGTTGTCGACATCTTGCAACTGCCTGCCTTTTTGGCGCGGCAAACAGATCTGGTCGTTGCACTGGCCAAAACCGGCCGAATCATCAACATCAAAAAGCCACAGTTCCTCAGTCCTTCGCAGATGCAAAACATCGTCGAAAAGTTTAAGGAAGCGGGCAACGAGCAACTGATCCTATGCGATCGCGGCACATGTTTTGGTTACGACAACCTAGTCGTAGACATGTTGGGCTTCGGCGTGATGAAGAAGGCCTGCCAGGACCTACCCGTGATTTTCGACGTAACCCACGCTCTGCAACAACGCGACCCAGGAGGCGCAGCCTCTGGCGGCCGACGCCAACAAGTCGCTGACCTGGCCCGCGCAGGTTTAGCCGTGGGCTTGGCAGGGCTCTTTCTTGAGGCGCACCCTGAGCCAGACCAAGCCAAGTGCGACGGCCCCAGTGCCTTACCCCTGGATCAACTAGAACCCTTCCTGACCCAACTCAAAGCACTTGACGATCTGGTCAAAAGCTTGCCCTTGCTCAATATCCGCTGA
- a CDS encoding GNAT family N-acetyltransferase — MSWSIHPIRDFPAHSEAWDTLAQGRVGAPFLRSGFIQPAITAFGRGDELLCLYQAEGQLRIAMILSKQGKGMWQTFQPSQLPLGAFLSDGSVDIELAAPGLWHKLPGLCLGLGLTQLDPNFDPRPTDSIKRRSKDYIQTSWVDINGSFDAYWDARGKNLKQNTRKQRNKLQSEGVEPRLECLQAVAEMGTAIEQYGRLESAGWKTADGTAINPENQQGRFYRKMLENFAARGQARVYRYWFGDKVVAMDLCIDDGHVIVILKTTYDESYKAVSPSTLMRQTEFQQLFDEQKFRRIEFYGKVMEWHTRWTEQLREIYHCNLYRFQAVLNLITLRNKLAKQESTQ; from the coding sequence ATGAGTTGGTCCATTCACCCCATCCGTGATTTCCCGGCGCACAGCGAGGCCTGGGATACGCTAGCGCAAGGCCGTGTGGGTGCGCCTTTTTTGCGGTCCGGCTTTATTCAACCGGCCATTACCGCCTTTGGCCGCGGCGATGAATTGCTTTGCCTGTACCAAGCGGAGGGGCAACTTCGTATCGCCATGATTCTGTCCAAGCAAGGCAAGGGCATGTGGCAGACCTTCCAGCCTTCGCAGTTACCGCTAGGTGCCTTCCTCAGTGATGGCTCAGTAGACATCGAACTCGCCGCCCCAGGCCTATGGCACAAGCTACCCGGGCTCTGCTTGGGCCTGGGTCTGACTCAACTCGATCCCAATTTCGATCCTCGCCCCACCGACTCAATCAAGCGCCGGAGCAAGGACTACATCCAAACCTCGTGGGTAGATATCAACGGCAGCTTCGATGCCTACTGGGACGCCCGAGGCAAGAATCTCAAACAAAACACCCGAAAGCAACGCAACAAACTCCAAAGCGAAGGAGTTGAGCCGCGCCTCGAATGCCTGCAGGCCGTCGCCGAGATGGGCACAGCAATTGAACAATACGGCCGACTTGAAAGCGCTGGCTGGAAGACGGCTGACGGTACGGCCATCAATCCCGAGAATCAACAGGGTCGCTTTTACCGGAAGATGTTGGAAAACTTTGCTGCCCGAGGCCAAGCACGTGTGTACCGATACTGGTTCGGAGACAAAGTGGTGGCCATGGATCTTTGCATTGACGACGGCCACGTCATCGTAATTCTCAAAACCACTTACGACGAATCCTACAAGGCTGTTTCCCCATCTACCTTGATGCGCCAAACAGAATTCCAGCAATTATTCGATGAACAAAAATTCAGGAGAATCGAATTCTACGGGAAGGTGATGGAATGGCACACCCGCTGGACGGAACAATTGCGCGAAATATATCACTGCAATCTATATAGATTTCAAGCAGTTTTGAATCTCATCACATTGAGAAACAAGTTGGCAAAACAAGAATCGACTCAGTAA
- a CDS encoding 3-deoxy-D-manno-octulosonic acid transferase, translating into MSIRPAPRPIGIWLHLKWLAFRCLERLSDLRVNREKNLLPLPRPSTPEPALWVYVSTIGELNAIEPLLRHVVESQPNLRLVLITDRPQYRDSYMARYPDAVLCVSSGHSSDACNLVLHYPPVQLIVAEIPCWPSDAPCRFSFAFVLQARKAGAMCALVNGWLYHYTPPSRMDHLERRWFQRDYLRAFDVLAVQTEVVRQGVMNAGAEASRVSVAGNIKFDAMQRQGWSATQARSPQLLQGLLDSGRPVIVTGCVTNFDEQELVLDAFLKVLAQRPDTLLVLAPRHPERSERMQTLADYLAQRNLRARFRSKIDDMPLDSNIQCLVLDTMGELRDVYAAATAAHVGVDHNVLEPLAFGTPVTVSPGWNPSYPSFPVYSLMLERNAIAEHREVRSLSAMWLELINNPLQRAQRVQETDTSLAQARGAVEKHLSLLEPWLPTTAATNPSSSKT; encoded by the coding sequence ATGAGCATACGCCCAGCGCCCCGCCCAATTGGAATCTGGCTGCACTTGAAGTGGCTGGCCTTTCGTTGCTTGGAGCGGCTAAGCGACTTACGCGTAAATCGCGAAAAAAATCTGTTGCCACTACCTCGGCCCTCAACGCCCGAGCCTGCACTTTGGGTTTATGTTTCCACCATCGGTGAGCTCAATGCCATTGAGCCTTTACTGCGTCATGTTGTTGAGTCGCAGCCCAACTTGCGCTTGGTTCTAATCACAGACAGGCCGCAGTACCGGGATAGTTACATGGCCCGCTATCCCGATGCCGTGTTGTGTGTCAGCAGCGGACACAGCAGTGATGCCTGCAACTTGGTACTTCACTACCCGCCGGTTCAATTGATTGTGGCGGAAATCCCGTGTTGGCCTTCGGATGCTCCTTGCCGTTTTTCCTTTGCTTTTGTGCTGCAAGCCAGAAAGGCCGGCGCCATGTGCGCTCTGGTGAATGGCTGGCTCTACCATTACACCCCGCCAAGCCGTATGGACCATTTGGAGCGGCGATGGTTTCAACGCGACTACTTGCGAGCATTTGACGTACTTGCGGTACAGACCGAAGTGGTCCGACAAGGGGTCATGAATGCCGGTGCAGAGGCCTCGCGAGTCAGCGTTGCAGGCAACATCAAGTTTGACGCTATGCAACGTCAAGGCTGGAGTGCAACGCAAGCACGCAGCCCTCAGCTATTGCAAGGTTTACTGGACTCCGGCCGGCCTGTGATTGTCACGGGTTGCGTTACCAATTTTGATGAGCAGGAACTGGTGTTGGATGCTTTCTTGAAGGTGCTGGCACAGCGACCAGATACCTTGCTGGTACTCGCACCCCGCCATCCAGAACGCAGCGAACGTATGCAAACGCTGGCCGACTACCTAGCCCAACGAAATCTGCGGGCTCGGTTCAGATCCAAGATTGACGACATGCCCCTGGACTCGAACATCCAGTGCCTGGTGCTCGACACCATGGGCGAGTTGCGTGACGTCTATGCCGCAGCCACTGCGGCCCATGTGGGTGTTGACCACAATGTGCTTGAACCTTTGGCCTTTGGCACGCCAGTCACAGTCAGCCCAGGATGGAATCCCAGCTATCCTTCTTTCCCGGTCTACAGCCTCATGCTGGAAAGAAACGCCATTGCTGAACACCGCGAGGTCAGATCCTTGTCCGCGATGTGGCTGGAACTAATCAACAATCCCTTACAGCGTGCTCAGAGAGTCCAAGAGACCGACACCAGCTTGGCCCAAGCCCGGGGCGCAGTTGAGAAGCACCTCAGCCTTTTGGAGCCCTGGTTGCCCACAACTGCCGCCACGAACCCCTCAAGCTCCAAGACTTAA